In a genomic window of Diabrotica undecimpunctata isolate CICGRU chromosome 2, icDiaUnde3, whole genome shotgun sequence:
- the LOC140433754 gene encoding uncharacterized protein, with translation MNIIRLKYWPLNGLREVKKVTHQCMVCFKFRAKPATQIMADLPKERLNSSRVFAHVGLDFGGPFQIKSSNLRKAPLLKSYIALFVCLSTRAVHIEVVSGLSTETFLLALKRFISRRGLPQTIFSDNATNFLGARNQLFELYKFFKEKESSRSIKEFLASSHIRWKTIVPRAPHHGGIWESAIKSAKHHMRRLLGNVKLTFEEFTTVLGQIEAVLNSRPLCSLSNDPSDFTYLTPGHFLIGQSLTSFPEKDVIHIPENRLNLWQHLSKQLLRNFHRHYLTWIVS, from the coding sequence atgaATATAATTCGTCTCAAATATTGGCCTTTAAATGGACTACGAGAAGTCAAGAAGGTCACTCACCAATGTATGGTTTGTTTTAAGTTTCGTGCCAAACCCGCTACCCAGATCATGGCAGATCTACCAAAAGAACGTTTAAACTCCTCTCGAGTGTTCGCTCACGTCGGATTAGATTTTGGCGGCCCCTTTCAGATAAAGTCTTCCAACCTTCGTAAGGCTCCTTTATTAAAATCGTATATTGCTCTTTTCGTTTGCTTGTCGACTCGAGCTGTTCATATTGAAGTCGTTTCCGGCCTCTCTACGGAGACGTTTCTTCTCGCTCTAAAACGCTTTATTAGCCGTAGAGGCCTCCCTCAAACAATATTCAGTGACAACGCCACGAACTTTCTTGGTGCTCGCAACCAGCTGTTTGAACTCTATAAGTTTTTCAAGGAAAAGGAAAGCTCTCGTTCTATTAAGGAATTTTTGGCCTCATCTCATATTCGCTGGAAAACTATAGTTCCTCGAGCCCCTCACCATGGTGGTATTTGGGAAAGTGCTATAAAGAGCGCAAAGCATCATATGCGTAGGCTCCTTGGCAATGTTAAGCTTACGTTCGAAGAATTCACTACAGTTCTCGGTCAAATTGAAGCTGTGCTCAACTCCCGGCCTCTTTGCTCCCTTTCAAATGACCCCTCCGATTTTACGTATCTTACTCCTGGACACTTCTTGATTGGACAATCTCTTACGTCCTTTCCTGAAAAAGATGTGATCCACATTCCTGAAAACAGATTGAATTTATGGCAACATTTGTCCAAACAACTTCTTCGGAATTTTCATCGTCACTACTTAACTTGGATTGTTTCTTAA
- the LOC140433753 gene encoding uncharacterized protein, protein MEDLKKKRKPLKAKITRIANWLLENADAETDGLQFQLRHTELKTCYLKYEDVMDQIEEIDETDSETEDRVLMEEKYFSTLAGLQHKMEALKLPSHSLISNDTPPTVATAKVRLPEITMQVFSANFADWNAFYQLFETLIINNVELNNVQKFIYLKSFLKNEPLHLIENIEVVEENFRIALDTLKNRYENKSRVISLHIQKLLKAPSLAKSNAKSLREFLTLCKQTLLALKNMSVPIEHWDSLLIEERFNFVKGKKLCWNCLGNKHFSQDCNSSRSCSICKKRHHSLLHSTSENVSSSRNTNRQYFSIDRNAQAPKHSQGSSSRVAYTSTPPSYNAHAQNEASTSSFKPPLEVQNTADSHTATSLSALSVKTDVLLATALVTVYSKDGRPMHARALLDNGSQHSFISRDLIEKLNLTPYFKQLQISTISENTSMSNQMINIELFPYNVKDRSFKTSFAVLDSITCRLPKATLDRSKINVPPNLTLADPSYSVPGKIDLLLAGDIYSELLTDGFIRLGKNLPILQNTHLGYVIFGTIPPHVFHRSSNLAISQSNVSLFVQSESEENNLDK, encoded by the exons ATGGAAGATCtcaagaagaagagaaaaccactgaAGGCCAAGATTACCAGAATAGCGAACTGGTTACTAGAAAACGCAGATGCAGAAACTGACGGTCTCCAGTTTCAACTCAGACACACCGAATTGAAAACATGTTATCTGAAATATGAAGACGTGATGGATCAGATTGAAGAAATCGATGAAACCGATTCTGAAACAGAAGACAGGGTACTGATGGAGGAAAAATACTTTTCTACACTAGCTGGACTGCAGCATAAGATGGAAGCTTTAAAGTTACCCTCCCACTCGCTCATCTCAAACGATACTCCACCAACTGTAGCCACTGCTAAGGTTAGGTTGCCGGAAATTACGATGCAGGTATTCTCAGCAAACTTCGCCGATTGGAACGCGTTTTATCAGCTATTTGAAACGCTAATAATCAATAATGTAGAGCTAAACAATGTGCAAAAATTTATATATCTgaaatcgttcttaaaaaatGAACCTTTACATTTGATAGAAAATATAGAAGTTGTAGAAGAAAATTTCCGGATCGCTTTGGACACGCTTAAGAATAGATACGAAAATAAATCGCGTGTGATTAGTTTACACATCCAAAAATTGTTAAAGGCTCCATCTTTAGCTAAAAGTAACGCAAAATCATTACGAGAATTTTTAACTCTTTGTAAACAAACTTTACTTGCTCTTAAAAATATGTCTGTACCTATCGAACATTGGGATTCACTATTGATCgaa GAaagatttaattttgtaaaaggtAAGAAACTTTGTTGGAATTGTTTgggtaataaacatttttctcaAGATTGCAACTCTTCACGCTCATGTAGTATATGTAAGAAAAGACATCACTCGCTCTTGCATAGTACCTCTGAAAATGTCTCTTCCTCTAGGAACACGAATAGGCAATATTTCTCTATTGATCGCAACGCTCAAGCTCCCAAACATTCTCAAGGCTCTTCCAGTCGTGTTGCTTACACATCTACTCCGCCCTCTTATAATGCTCATGCCCAAAACGAAGCTTCTACCAGTTCGTTCAAACCTCCTTTAGAAGTACAAAATACTGCAGATTCTCATACAGCCACTTCTCTCTCTGCTTTATCAGTTAAAACTGATGTATTGTTGGCTACCGCTTTAGTGACAGTGTATTCTAAAGATGGCAGACCTATGCATGCCAGGGCGCTCCTAGATAATGGGAGTCAACATTCGTTCATTTCTCGTGATTTGATTGAGAAGTTAAACCTCACCCCTTATTTTAAACAGTTACAGATATCAACCATATCCGAAAACACCTCAATGTCAAATCAAATGATTAACATAGAATTGTTTCCCTATAATGTGAAGGATAGAAGTTTCAAAACTTCTTTTGCTGTACTTGATAGTATAACCTGTAGGCTTCCTAAAGCTACCCTAGAtagaagcaaaataaatgttccaCCTAATCTCACTCTCGCAGATCCCTCGTACTCTGTTCCCggtaaaattgatttgcttctaGCTGGCGACATCTATAGCGAATTATTGACTGATGGATTCATTCGTTTAGGAAAGAATCTTCCCATTCTTCAGAATACCCACTTAGGTTATGTTATTTTTGGTACTATTCCCCCTCATGTCTTTCATCGGAGTTCAAACTTGGCTATTTCTCAGTCAAATGTTTCTCTCTTTGTTCAGTCCGAATCCGAAGAgaataatttagataaataa
- the LOC140433752 gene encoding uncharacterized protein, with the protein MYRQVKINPDQTFLLNILWRDSPEKDIECLELQTVTYGTKSASFQSTRCLMELANTHQTEYPLASDALQNNCYIDDILYGANDEQTLLKAHKELTSLLGTACISLHKWCSNSDSFLKNISSLSSNSSYVIAPDNCSNKVLGLCWNPVLDTFSISLPNFTLKNSYTKREVLSMIAQIFDPQGLINPVTVVAKLIMQKIWISKISWNDTIDADTLHEWLSFISSLSHFKDLSIPRFLFLSQEITGVEIHSFSDASLKAYGACIYLRVTYKSEQVSCSLLASKSRVAPLKPLTLPRLELMGALLCSKLTAKIANIVKEKLSQLDSINMWSDSEIVLAWLRSHPSRWTQFVANRVAQILDNSPNAHWRHVRSKENPADILSRGMLPSELINSSLWFHGPPFLNQLRLDLLKYNPKGYTSKLPEERKIILHARNDQIDFFTSLSDRFSNFSKFVRTLAYMFRFANNAKPLSRKLTNTLEVSELQNAELKIIKMLQYSNFSSEISELKKGKTLSNKCLLPLNLFLDENEMLRVGGRLRNSDVTFDQRYPLLLPSKNRVVRLILHREHVRLCHSGPQNTLSQIRLKYWPLNGLREVKKVTHQCMVCFKFRAKPATQIMADLPKERLNSSRVFAHVGLDFGGPFQIKSSNLRKAPLLKSYIALFVCLSTRAVHIEVVSGLSTETFLLALKRFISRRGLPQTIFSDNATNFLGARNQLFELYKFFKEKESSRSIKEFLASSHIRWKTIVPRAPHHGGIWESAIKSAKHHMRRLLGNVKLTFEEFTTVLGQIEAVLNSRPLCSLSNDPSDFTYLTPGHFLIGQSLTSFPEKDVIHIPENRLNLWQHLSKQLLRNFHRHYLTWIVS; encoded by the coding sequence ATGTACAGACAGGTTAAAATCAATCCTGATCAAACCTTTCTGTTAAACATACTTTGGCGTGACTCCCCGGAAAAAGATATTGAGTGCCTGGAATTGCAAACAGTTACATATGGAACTAAAAGCGCCAGTTTTCAGAGTACTCGCTGTTTAATGGAACTGGCAAATACTCATCAAACTGAATATCCCCTGGCCAGTGACgctcttcaaaataattgttatatTGATGACATTCTCTACGGTGCTAATGATGAGCAAACTCTCCTCAAAGCTCACAAGGAATTAACTAGTTTACTTGGAACAGcatgtatttctctacataaatggTGTTCTAACTCGGACTCGTTTCTAAAAAACATTTCTTCTCTCTCTTCAAACTCTTCTTATGTCATAGCTCCAGATAATTGCTCTAATAAGGTTTTAGGTTTATGCTGGAATCCTGTTCTTGACACGTTTTCAATCTCTCTTCCAAATTTCACCCTAAAGAACTCATACACTAAGAGAGAAGTACTGTCAATGATTGCCCAAATATTTGATCCTCAAGGTCTTATTAATCCCGTTACAGTTGTCGCTAAGCTTATAATGCAAAAGATTTGGATTTCCAAAATCAGTTGGAACGATACCATTGACGCAGATACGTTACATGAATGGCTAAGTTTTATTAGCAGTCTCTCTCATTTTAAGGACTTAAGTATACCTAGATTTCTCTTTTTAAGTCAAGAAATCACTGGTGTTGAGATTCACTCATTCTCAGATGCAAGTTTAAAGGCTTATGGAGCTTGTATCTACTTACGTGTGACCTATAAATCAGAACAGGTGTCTTGTTCCCTTCTAGCATCTAAGAGTCGCGTTGCTCCGTTAAAACCCTTGACCCTTCCAAGATTGGAACTCATGGGTGCTCTATTGTGTAGTAAACTCACAGCAAAGATTGCTAATATTGTTAAAGAAAAGTTATCTCAATTAgactctataaatatgtggtcggATTCAGAAATTGTTCTCGCTTGGCTTCGTTCACATCCTTCTCGTTGGACCCAATTTGTAGCAAATAGGGTTGCACAAATTTTAGATAATTCTCCTAATGCTCACTGGAGGCACGTACGATCCAAAGAGAATCCTGCCGACATACTCTCCCGAGGAATGCTACCCTCTGAACTAATAAATTCGTCCTTATGGTTTCATGGTCCTCCATTTTTAAATCAACTTCGGTTGGATTTATTGAAATACAACCCAAAGGGGTATACTTCCAAGTTGCCTGAAGAAAGGAAAATCATTCTCCACGCTCGAAATGATCAAATAGATTTCTTCACCTCACTTTCTGATAGGTTCtccaatttttcaaagtttgtaaGAACTTTAGCCTATATGTTTAGATTTGCTAATAATGCTAAACCGCTTTCTCGCAAGTTAACTAATACCCTTGAAGTCAGCGAACTTCAAAACGCTGAACTTAAGATTATTAAGATGCTTCAGTATTCCAACTTCTCGAGTGAGATTTCTGAGCTTAAGAAAGGTAAAACTCTATCTAATAAGTGTCTTTTACCCCTAAATCTCTTTTTGGATGAGAATGAAATGCTCCGGGTCGGAGGTCGCCTCAGAAACTCAGACGTTACCTTTGATCAAAGATACCCTCTTCTCCTCCCCTCAAAAAATCGTGTAGTTCGTCTCATCCTCCACAGAGAACATGTCAGACTCTGTCACTCAGGTCCTCAAAATACTTTGTCACAAATTCGTCTCAAATATTGGCCTTTAAATGGACTACGAGAAGTCAAGAAGGTCACTCACCAATGTATGGTTTGTTTTAAGTTTCGTGCCAAACCCGCTACCCAGATCATGGCAGATCTACCAAAAGAACGTTTAAACTCCTCTCGAGTGTTCGCTCACGTCGGATTAGATTTTGGCGGCCCCTTTCAGATAAAGTCTTCCAACCTTCGTAAGGCTCCTTTATTAAAATCGTATATTGCTCTTTTCGTTTGCTTGTCGACTCGAGCTGTTCATATTGAAGTCGTTTCCGGCCTCTCTACGGAGACGTTTCTTCTCGCTCTAAAACGCTTTATTAGCCGTAGAGGCCTCCCTCAAACAATATTCAGTGACAACGCCACGAACTTTCTTGGTGCTCGCAACCAGCTGTTTGAACTCTATAAGTTTTTCAAGGAAAAGGAAAGCTCTCGTTCTATTAAGGAATTTTTGGCCTCATCTCATATTCGCTGGAAAACTATAGTTCCTCGAGCCCCTCACCATGGTGGTATTTGGGAAAGTGCTATAAAGAGCGCAAAGCATCATATGCGTAGGCTCCTTGGCAATGTTAAGCTTACGTTCGAAGAATTCACTACAGTTCTCGGTCAAATTGAAGCTGTGCTCAACTCCCGGCCTCTTTGCTCCCTTTCAAATGACCCCTCCGATTTTACGTATCTTACTCCTGGACACTTCTTGATTGGACAATCTCTTACGTCCTTTCCTGAAAAAGATGTGATCCACATTCCTGAAAACAGATTGAATTTATGGCAACATTTGTCCAAACAACTTCTTCGGAATTTTCATCGTCACTACTTAACTTGGATTGTTTCTTAA